In Rhizobium sp. N324, a single genomic region encodes these proteins:
- a CDS encoding helix-turn-helix transcriptional regulator, producing MSYMTTSERQSLLSAELAAARTRSLFAQALGRVSAAFGLSHATLMHAPSPEDLLLKPLLIESSLPAAYIREFDRAHMMRGCPFGLRLRESAVPPAWHLNDAVNGQAFPAELRALMLRHAIPAGVAMPTITANGQRLVFWFCGERAALSQSEVNELAMIILHALDAYNAVKRNEECAHNVLSTRELEVVRWTAQGKTSIEIGQILALSDHTVNAYMTNAIKKLDCVNRTQLVAKAIRLKLIN from the coding sequence ATGTCTTACATGACCACCTCTGAAAGACAGTCATTGCTTTCGGCAGAACTTGCCGCTGCCCGAACGCGCAGCCTGTTTGCCCAAGCGCTCGGCAGGGTCTCTGCCGCTTTCGGATTGTCGCATGCGACGCTGATGCACGCCCCATCCCCGGAAGACCTCCTGTTGAAACCCCTGCTGATCGAAAGTTCGCTTCCGGCCGCCTATATCAGGGAGTTCGACCGCGCCCACATGATGCGCGGCTGTCCTTTTGGCTTACGGCTGCGGGAATCCGCCGTCCCACCTGCCTGGCACCTCAACGACGCCGTCAATGGTCAGGCCTTCCCGGCCGAACTGCGTGCACTGATGCTGCGCCATGCCATCCCGGCGGGCGTTGCCATGCCGACCATTACCGCCAATGGCCAGCGCCTGGTCTTCTGGTTCTGCGGCGAGCGCGCCGCGCTCAGCCAGAGCGAGGTCAATGAACTGGCAATGATCATTCTGCATGCGCTCGATGCATACAATGCAGTCAAGCGGAATGAGGAATGCGCGCATAACGTGCTATCGACCAGAGAGCTGGAAGTTGTGCGCTGGACTGCCCAGGGCAAGACCTCGATCGAAATCGGACAGATCCTGGCGCTCTCGGACCATACGGTGAATGCCTATATGACGAATGCGATCAAAAAACTCGATTGCGTCAACCGCACCCAGCTGGTCGCCAAGGCCATTCGATTGAAGCTGATCAACTGA
- a CDS encoding DUF2333 family protein produces the protein MLDRIAGFFRLIGRTIGRWARLFSAWAFWPFLAAHGWYQRRSWMIRLPVIALVALFVVLYGYFFWQTQVWSNFNTAFVDQYRLSERKVAAGQEVPVAEGSNATAGKSCQRSAIVDVTADLTDFNVNQNAWISSMLLYKMGFFGIDWDHTPFLDNKASFQRGINQAVRRTSAELVDTLGRVRGTSGINNDLQSARGNLQFDEHSWYFGLNPFGPKTPTPSYYRAAIGSLRKFNTDLSACNVIFDGRADNLMQFIDRIANDLGGTSDMLAERSENHNRGWFDTRADDRFWFAYGQLYAYYAILAAAQADFSQVVQERNLGAVWGSTMRQFQAALRIQPAIISNGREDGWIMPSHLATMGFYILRVRSNIVEIRSVLDR, from the coding sequence ATGCTTGACCGGATAGCCGGTTTTTTCAGGCTGATCGGCCGGACGATCGGTCGCTGGGCCCGCCTGTTTTCCGCCTGGGCCTTCTGGCCCTTTCTTGCCGCGCATGGCTGGTATCAGCGCCGGAGCTGGATGATCCGACTGCCGGTCATCGCGCTCGTGGCGCTCTTCGTCGTGCTCTACGGCTATTTCTTCTGGCAGACGCAGGTCTGGTCGAATTTCAACACCGCCTTTGTCGACCAATACCGGCTTTCCGAGCGCAAGGTTGCCGCCGGCCAGGAAGTACCGGTCGCCGAGGGAAGCAACGCTACGGCGGGCAAGAGCTGCCAGCGTTCGGCGATCGTCGACGTGACGGCTGACCTGACCGACTTCAACGTCAACCAGAACGCATGGATATCCTCCATGCTGCTCTATAAAATGGGCTTTTTCGGCATCGACTGGGATCACACGCCCTTCCTCGACAACAAGGCGTCGTTCCAGCGCGGCATCAACCAGGCGGTCCGGCGGACGTCGGCGGAGCTAGTCGATACGCTGGGGCGCGTGCGCGGCACCTCTGGTATCAACAACGATCTGCAAAGTGCCCGCGGCAACCTGCAGTTCGACGAACATAGCTGGTATTTCGGGCTCAATCCCTTCGGGCCGAAGACGCCGACGCCCTCTTATTACCGCGCGGCGATCGGCAGCCTGCGCAAGTTCAACACCGATCTTTCCGCGTGCAATGTGATTTTCGACGGCCGCGCCGACAACCTCATGCAGTTCATCGACCGGATTGCCAACGATCTCGGAGGCACGTCCGACATGCTCGCCGAGCGCTCGGAAAATCACAATCGCGGCTGGTTCGATACGCGTGCCGACGACCGGTTCTGGTTCGCCTACGGCCAGCTCTACGCCTATTACGCCATCCTTGCCGCCGCGCAGGCGGATTTCTCGCAGGTGGTGCAGGAGCGCAATCTCGGCGCGGTCTGGGGCAGCACGATGCGGCAGTTTCAGGCGGCATTGCGCATCCAGCCGGCGATCATCTCGAACGGACGCGAGGACGGCTGGATCATGCCGAGCCATCTCGCCACCATGGGCTTCTATATTCTCAGGGTGCGCTCGAATATTGTGGAGATCCGCTCGGTGCTCGACCGCTAA
- a CDS encoding thymidine kinase: protein MAKLYFNYSTMNAGKSTMLLQASYNYQERGMRTVQLIAAFDERTGRGVIGSRIGLEASAIPFEPHEDLFRLIATLSGEGAPIACVFVDEAHFMTPAHVWELARVVDRLGIPVMVYGLRTDFQGKLFPASQELLAIADEMREVRTICHCGRKATMVVRLDAEGKVLHEGAQIDVGGNEKYVSLCRRHWDEAMNGAWIAEPA from the coding sequence ATGGCAAAACTCTATTTCAACTACTCGACGATGAACGCCGGCAAGTCGACGATGCTGCTGCAGGCCTCCTATAATTACCAGGAGCGCGGCATGCGCACGGTGCAGCTGATCGCTGCCTTCGACGAGCGCACCGGCCGGGGGGTCATCGGCTCGCGGATCGGGCTGGAGGCGAGCGCCATTCCCTTCGAACCGCACGAGGACCTGTTCCGGCTGATTGCGACGCTGAGTGGAGAAGGAGCGCCGATTGCCTGTGTCTTCGTGGACGAGGCGCATTTCATGACGCCTGCCCATGTCTGGGAGCTTGCCCGCGTCGTCGACAGGCTCGGCATTCCGGTGATGGTCTACGGCCTCCGAACCGATTTCCAGGGCAAATTGTTTCCGGCCTCGCAGGAACTGCTGGCGATCGCCGACGAAATGCGTGAGGTGCGGACGATCTGCCATTGCGGGCGCAAGGCGACGATGGTGGTGCGGCTCGACGCGGAAGGCAAAGTGCTGCACGAAGGCGCGCAGATCGATGTCGGCGGCAATGAGAAATATGTCTCGCTGTGCCGCAGGCATTGGGACGAAGCGATGAACGGGGCCTGGATCGCCGAGCCGGCCTGA
- a CDS encoding choline ABC transporter substrate-binding protein: protein MKTTSTFKLVTATAVAALSVATTVFAADPDSCSTVHFSDVGWTDITATTATAAVVLKSIGYQTDIKVLSVPVTYTSLKNKDIDIFLGNWMPTQEKDVRPYLDDKSVESFGPNLVGAKYTLATNAKGAELGIKDFKDIAAHKDDLDGKIYGIEPGNDGNRLVMDLIEKNTFGMKDMEVVESSEQGMLAQVARAEKAGKPVVFLGWEPHPMNTNFKLTYLTGGDDVFGPDFGGAKVYTNVRAGYLGECPNVGAMLKNLTFSLEMENQIMGKILDDGKEPEAAATEWLKANPSALEPWLAGVKTRDGKGDALAAAKTGLGL, encoded by the coding sequence ATGAAAACAACAAGCACGTTCAAACTCGTTACCGCAACTGCCGTCGCCGCCCTCTCCGTTGCGACCACCGTCTTCGCCGCCGATCCCGACAGCTGCTCTACCGTCCACTTCTCGGATGTCGGCTGGACGGATATTACCGCCACCACCGCCACCGCAGCCGTCGTCCTGAAGAGCATCGGCTACCAGACCGACATCAAAGTTCTCTCGGTGCCGGTCACCTATACCTCGCTGAAGAACAAGGACATCGACATCTTCCTCGGCAACTGGATGCCGACGCAGGAAAAGGACGTCCGCCCCTATCTCGACGACAAGTCGGTCGAATCCTTCGGCCCCAACCTCGTCGGCGCCAAGTATACGCTCGCCACCAACGCAAAGGGCGCGGAACTCGGCATCAAGGACTTCAAGGACATCGCCGCCCACAAGGACGATCTCGACGGCAAGATCTACGGCATCGAGCCCGGCAATGACGGCAACCGCCTGGTCATGGACCTGATCGAAAAGAACACCTTCGGCATGAAGGACATGGAGGTCGTCGAATCCTCCGAACAGGGCATGCTCGCCCAGGTCGCCCGCGCCGAAAAGGCAGGTAAGCCCGTCGTCTTCCTCGGCTGGGAACCCCATCCAATGAACACCAACTTCAAGCTGACCTACCTCACAGGCGGCGACGACGTCTTCGGTCCTGATTTCGGCGGCGCCAAGGTCTATACCAATGTCCGCGCCGGTTATCTCGGCGAATGCCCGAATGTCGGCGCGATGCTGAAGAACCTGACGTTCTCCCTCGAAATGGAGAACCAGATCATGGGCAAGATCCTCGACGACGGCAAGGAGCCGGAAGCGGCGGCGACCGAATGGCTGAAGGCAAACCCTTCTGCGCTCGAGCCCTGGCTCGCAGGCGTCAAGACCCGCGACGGCAAGGGCGACGCGCTGGCGGCCGCCAAGACCGGCCTCGGCCTTTGA
- the choW gene encoding choline ABC transporter permease subunit, with translation MNWITEFKIPIGLGAKAFVDWLTSNGAWFFDQLAFLLSSAIDGLLFVLQKPHPLIVIAAITAIAFWLRRSIAIALFTCLGLLLIVNQDYWKETTETLALVLAATFVCMVIGIPLGIAAARRPWVYAAMRPVLDLMQTIPTFVYLIPALILFGLGMVPGLIATVIFAIPAPIRLTRLGIISTPPSLVEAAVAFGARPMQVLRKVELPFAAPQIMAGLTQTIMLSLSMVVIAALVGAPGLGVPVVRALNTVNIAKGFDAGFCIVILAIILDRIFRAGDEGDGA, from the coding sequence TTGAATTGGATCACCGAATTTAAAATTCCCATCGGCTTAGGGGCCAAAGCCTTCGTCGACTGGCTGACCTCGAACGGCGCATGGTTCTTCGACCAGCTCGCCTTCCTCCTGTCCAGCGCCATAGACGGCCTGCTTTTCGTGCTGCAGAAGCCTCACCCGCTGATCGTCATCGCTGCCATCACCGCCATCGCCTTCTGGCTGCGCCGGTCGATTGCGATCGCCCTCTTCACCTGTCTTGGGCTGCTGCTCATCGTGAACCAGGACTATTGGAAGGAGACGACGGAGACGCTCGCCCTCGTGCTGGCCGCCACCTTCGTCTGTATGGTGATCGGCATTCCGCTCGGCATCGCCGCCGCCCGCCGTCCCTGGGTCTATGCCGCAATGCGCCCGGTGCTCGATCTCATGCAGACCATCCCGACATTCGTCTATCTGATCCCGGCGCTCATCCTGTTCGGCCTCGGCATGGTGCCGGGCCTGATTGCCACCGTCATCTTCGCGATCCCCGCCCCCATCCGGCTGACGCGCCTCGGCATCATCTCGACGCCGCCGTCGCTGGTTGAAGCCGCCGTCGCCTTCGGCGCCCGGCCGATGCAGGTGCTGCGCAAGGTCGAACTTCCCTTCGCCGCGCCGCAGATCATGGCGGGCCTGACCCAGACCATCATGCTGTCGCTGTCGATGGTGGTTATTGCCGCCCTCGTCGGCGCTCCCGGGCTCGGCGTGCCGGTCGTGCGCGCGCTGAACACCGTCAATATCGCGAAAGGCTTCGACGCCGGTTTCTGCATCGTCATCCTGGCGATCATTCTCGACCGCATATTCCGCGCAGGGGACGAAGGAGACGGCGCATGA
- the choV gene encoding choline ABC transporter ATP-binding protein: MTAIDFKNVSIIFGDRPQAALAMADQGKTRDEIGAATGLVLGVANASLTIEEGEILVLMGLSGSGKSTLLRAVNGLAPVVRGDVAVSTTTGSVNPYKCNAKALRELRTHTVSMVFQQFALLPWRTVAENVGFGLELAGMPEAERKVRIGEQLELVNLSKWADRKVNELSGGMQQRVGLARAFATGAPILLMDEPFSALDPLIRTRLQDELLEFQRRLKKTILFVSHDLDEAFRIGNRIAIMEGGRIIQCGTPHDIVKNPADQYVADFVQHLNPITMLTAADVMQPGLGQTAAGMSVSATARAETPLVDILDALARQPGSIGIVENGTIVGTISAQDIVAGLTRHRRKQDA, from the coding sequence ATGACAGCGATAGATTTCAAGAATGTCAGCATCATCTTCGGCGATCGGCCGCAAGCCGCCCTTGCCATGGCCGACCAGGGCAAAACGCGTGACGAAATCGGTGCAGCCACCGGCCTGGTGCTCGGCGTCGCCAATGCCTCGCTGACGATCGAGGAAGGCGAGATCCTGGTGCTGATGGGTCTTTCCGGCTCAGGCAAGTCGACGCTGCTGCGCGCCGTCAACGGGCTCGCTCCCGTGGTGCGCGGCGATGTCGCGGTCTCCACAACGACCGGCTCCGTCAACCCCTATAAATGCAATGCCAAAGCCCTGCGGGAACTGCGCACCCACACCGTCTCCATGGTGTTCCAGCAGTTCGCCCTCCTGCCCTGGCGCACCGTCGCCGAGAATGTCGGCTTTGGCCTCGAGCTCGCCGGCATGCCGGAGGCGGAGCGCAAGGTCCGCATCGGCGAGCAGCTCGAACTCGTCAACCTGTCGAAATGGGCCGACCGCAAGGTCAACGAACTCTCAGGCGGCATGCAGCAGCGCGTCGGGCTTGCCCGCGCCTTTGCCACCGGCGCCCCGATCCTGCTGATGGACGAGCCGTTCTCGGCGCTCGACCCTTTGATCCGCACCCGCCTGCAGGACGAGCTTCTGGAGTTCCAGCGGCGGCTGAAGAAGACCATCCTCTTCGTCAGCCACGATCTCGACGAGGCCTTCCGCATCGGCAACCGCATCGCCATCATGGAGGGCGGCCGCATCATCCAGTGCGGAACGCCGCACGATATCGTCAAGAACCCCGCCGACCAGTATGTCGCCGATTTCGTGCAGCATCTCAACCCGATCACCATGCTGACGGCGGCCGACGTGATGCAGCCCGGACTCGGTCAGACAGCCGCCGGCATGAGCGTCAGCGCCACGGCCCGCGCCGAGACCCCGCTCGTCGATATCCTCGATGCCCTTGCCCGCCAGCCGGGCAGCATCGGCATCGTCGAGAACGGCACGATTGTCGGAACCATCTCGGCCCAGGATATCGTCGCAGGCCTGACCCGACATCGCCGCAAGCAGGACGCTTGA
- a CDS encoding HugZ family pyridoxamine 5'-phosphate oxidase, producing the protein MKDQPSPIRETDDDARKLARVLLRSARHAAIAVLDPETGFPFASRVLVATDIDGTPVILVSKLSAHTKALGHDARASLLTGEPGKGDPLAHPRLTTQCLAEPVERGDALHARLRTRFLARHSKAKLYIDFPDFLFFRLKPERANLNGGFGRAYQLDGSDLIIQSAVNEEIAAGAAETVRDLVARHPDVAETLAARLKAPEPASWRICGIDPSGFDMISGDFLLRYEFETLAEEADHICSNISKIAYSIP; encoded by the coding sequence ATGAAGGATCAGCCCTCGCCAATACGCGAAACCGACGACGACGCCCGCAAACTCGCCCGCGTGCTGCTGCGCTCCGCGCGGCATGCGGCGATTGCCGTTCTCGACCCCGAGACCGGCTTCCCCTTCGCCAGCCGCGTGCTCGTCGCGACCGATATTGACGGCACACCCGTCATTCTCGTTTCGAAACTCTCGGCCCATACCAAAGCGCTCGGCCATGACGCGCGCGCCTCGCTGCTGACCGGCGAGCCCGGCAAGGGCGATCCGCTCGCCCACCCTCGCCTGACGACCCAATGCCTGGCGGAGCCCGTCGAGCGCGGCGACGCCTTGCACGCGCGTCTGCGCACGCGTTTTCTCGCTCGCCACAGCAAGGCAAAGCTCTATATCGACTTTCCCGATTTCCTCTTCTTCCGCCTCAAGCCGGAGCGAGCCAACCTCAATGGCGGCTTCGGCCGTGCCTACCAGCTCGATGGGAGCGACCTCATCATCCAGTCGGCCGTGAATGAGGAGATTGCCGCCGGCGCGGCAGAAACAGTGCGAGATTTAGTAGCACGCCACCCCGATGTGGCAGAGACGCTCGCTGCCAGGCTAAAGGCGCCGGAACCGGCTTCCTGGCGCATTTGTGGTATCGATCCCTCAGGTTTTGATATGATTTCCGGCGATTTTCTGCTGCGATATGAATTCGAAACCCTCGCTGAGGAGGCCGATCACATTTGTTCAAACATATCTAAAATAGCATACTCGATACCTTAA
- a CDS encoding ArsR/SmtB family transcription factor — protein METTDLADHTNVAAALLSAMANPKRLLILCSLVKGEVAVGVLATQVGLSQSALSQHLSKLRAQKLVKTRRDAQTIYYSSTSEPVMKILATLEDIYLVQNRNRSAA, from the coding sequence ATGGAAACCACTGATTTGGCCGATCACACCAATGTGGCCGCAGCTTTATTATCGGCCATGGCCAATCCCAAGAGATTGCTGATCCTGTGCAGCCTCGTGAAGGGCGAAGTGGCCGTCGGCGTGCTCGCAACGCAGGTCGGCCTCAGCCAGTCGGCACTGTCTCAGCACCTTTCGAAACTGCGCGCACAGAAGCTGGTGAAGACCCGCCGGGATGCACAGACCATTTACTATTCCAGCACCTCCGAGCCGGTGATGAAGATCCTGGCAACGCTCGAAGACATTTACCTCGTGCAGAACCGGAACAGATCCGCCGCTTGA
- a CDS encoding aspartate aminotransferase family protein — protein MSNRLNAPNDLRAFWMPFTANRQFKKEPRMFVGAKDMYYTTHDGRQVLDGTAGLWCVNAGHCRPKITEAIREQAGELDYAPAFQLGHPKAFELANRLVDIAPEGLNHVLYTNSGSESVETALKVALAYHRVKGNGSRLRLIGRERGYHGVNFGGISVGGIVTNRKMFGTLLTGVDHMPHTHQPGKNNFTRGEPEHGGDIASELERIVTLHDASTVAAVIVEPVAGSTGVLIPPKGYLQKLREICTKHGILLIFDEVITGFGRLGAPFAAQYYDVKPDMITAAKGLTNGVIPMGAVFVTSEIHDAFMNGPEHMIEFFHGYTYSGNPIASAAALATLDTYKEEGLLTRAAELSDYWADALHSLKDCPNVIDIRNTGLIGAIELDPIAGEPTKRAFTAFLKAYESGLLIRTTGDIIALSPPLIIEKHHIDELFGKLRTILQNNI, from the coding sequence ATGTCCAATCGCCTCAACGCACCGAATGATCTTCGCGCCTTCTGGATGCCGTTTACGGCAAATCGCCAGTTCAAGAAGGAGCCGCGCATGTTTGTCGGCGCCAAGGACATGTATTATACGACCCATGACGGCCGCCAGGTGCTGGACGGCACGGCCGGCCTCTGGTGCGTCAATGCCGGCCACTGCCGCCCGAAGATCACCGAGGCGATCCGCGAACAGGCCGGCGAGCTCGATTACGCCCCGGCCTTCCAGCTCGGCCACCCCAAGGCCTTCGAACTGGCGAACCGTCTGGTCGACATTGCGCCGGAAGGCCTGAACCACGTTCTCTACACCAATTCCGGATCCGAATCCGTCGAGACGGCACTCAAAGTGGCGCTCGCCTATCACCGCGTGAAGGGCAATGGTTCACGCCTCCGCCTGATCGGCCGCGAGCGCGGCTATCATGGCGTCAATTTCGGCGGCATCTCCGTCGGCGGCATCGTCACCAACCGCAAGATGTTCGGCACGCTGCTGACTGGCGTCGATCACATGCCGCACACCCACCAGCCCGGCAAGAACAACTTCACCCGCGGCGAGCCCGAGCATGGCGGCGACATCGCCAGCGAACTCGAGCGCATCGTCACCCTGCACGACGCCTCGACGGTCGCCGCCGTCATCGTCGAACCGGTGGCCGGCTCCACCGGCGTGCTCATCCCGCCGAAGGGATACCTGCAGAAGCTGCGCGAGATCTGCACCAAGCACGGCATCCTGCTGATCTTCGACGAGGTCATCACTGGCTTCGGCCGCCTCGGCGCCCCCTTCGCCGCGCAATATTACGACGTCAAGCCCGACATGATCACTGCCGCCAAGGGACTGACCAATGGCGTCATTCCGATGGGCGCCGTCTTCGTCACCTCCGAGATCCATGATGCCTTCATGAACGGCCCCGAGCACATGATCGAATTCTTCCACGGCTACACCTATTCGGGCAATCCGATCGCCTCTGCCGCCGCCCTCGCCACGCTCGATACCTACAAGGAAGAAGGGCTGCTGACGCGCGCCGCCGAGCTTTCCGACTACTGGGCCGACGCGCTGCATTCGCTGAAGGACTGCCCCAATGTCATCGACATCAGGAATACCGGGCTGATCGGCGCGATCGAGCTCGATCCGATCGCCGGCGAACCGACCAAGCGCGCCTTCACCGCCTTCCTGAAAGCCTATGAAAGCGGCCTGCTGATCCGCACCACCGGTGATATCATCGCGCTTTCCCCGCCGCTGATCATCGAGAAGCACCATATCGACGAACTCTTCGGCAAGCTGCGCACCATCCTGCAGAACAACATCTGA
- a CDS encoding HD-GYP domain-containing protein produces MLKRIDASQVRIGMFVEAVEGLWQDPLLSKRRFSLRREADAAKIRTCGTAIVVINTSKGLDTGGLPSRDIDIDIQAARETVQKSVQVLEEAFARLRNGDAISVAHVAPVISSVSKSMEDNPSVFLNVTRLKSKDEVTFLHSISVSALMILFSRHLALDEPTVQMLGTAGLLHDVGKLEIPLEVLNKAGPLEKDEISLIRGHPEKGHAFLSRQEGMSEIVLDVCLNHHERIDGKGYPRRLSGRELSLHARIATICDVYDAITSVRSYKAAWSASDALKWMFGNEGHFDRRLLKKFALCLSVASVT; encoded by the coding sequence ATGCTCAAGCGTATCGACGCCAGCCAGGTGCGTATCGGAATGTTTGTAGAGGCCGTCGAGGGCCTGTGGCAGGATCCGCTTTTGTCCAAGCGCAGATTCTCCCTGCGGCGCGAGGCCGATGCCGCAAAAATTCGCACATGCGGCACCGCCATCGTGGTGATCAACACCAGCAAAGGGCTCGATACTGGCGGCCTGCCGAGCCGTGACATCGATATCGATATCCAGGCCGCGCGCGAGACCGTGCAGAAATCCGTTCAGGTGCTGGAAGAGGCTTTCGCGAGGCTGCGGAATGGCGATGCGATCAGCGTCGCGCATGTAGCGCCGGTGATTTCTTCCGTCTCCAAGTCGATGGAGGACAATCCCTCGGTTTTCCTGAACGTCACGCGGTTGAAATCAAAAGACGAAGTGACCTTCCTCCATTCCATTTCGGTAAGCGCGCTGATGATCCTGTTCAGCCGCCATCTCGCACTCGACGAGCCGACGGTGCAGATGCTCGGCACCGCCGGGTTGCTGCACGATGTCGGCAAGCTTGAAATTCCGCTTGAGGTGCTCAACAAGGCCGGGCCTCTGGAAAAGGACGAGATCAGCCTGATCCGTGGCCACCCGGAGAAGGGGCACGCATTCCTGTCGCGGCAGGAGGGCATGTCGGAGATCGTTCTCGATGTCTGCCTCAATCACCATGAGCGTATCGACGGCAAGGGCTATCCGCGCAGGCTGTCCGGCAGAGAGTTGAGCCTCCACGCGCGCATTGCCACGATCTGCGATGTCTATGACGCGATTACCTCGGTGCGGTCATATAAGGCGGCATGGAGCGCGAGCGACGCACTGAAATGGATGTTCGGGAATGAAGGGCACTTCGACCGCCGGCTCCTGAAAAAATTCGCCCTCTGCCTTTCCGTCGCTTCCGTGACCTGA
- a CDS encoding branched-chain amino acid ABC transporter substrate-binding protein: MTLKTLTATLVASLAFAPFAHADITIGLIAPLTGPVAAYGDQVKNGAQTAVDEINKKGGILGEKVVLELADDAGEPKQGVSAANKVVGDGIRFVVGPVTSGVAIPVSDVLAENGVLMVTPTATAPDLTKRGLTNVLRTCGRDDQQAEVAAKYVLKNFKDKRVAIVNDKGAYGKGLADAFKATLNAGGITEVVNDAVTPGDKDFSALTTRIKSEKVDVVYFGGYHPEGGLLARQLHDLASNATIIGGDGLSNTEFWAIGTDAAAGTLFTNASDATKNPDSKAAADALAAKNIPAEAFTLNAYAAVEVLKAGIEKAGSAEDAEAVAAALKDGKEIPTAIGKVTYGETGDLTSQSFSLYKWEAGKIVSAE, from the coding sequence ATGACCCTCAAGACATTGACGGCGACACTCGTTGCGTCGCTTGCCTTTGCGCCGTTTGCTCATGCCGATATCACCATCGGCCTTATTGCGCCGCTGACCGGCCCCGTCGCCGCCTATGGCGATCAGGTGAAGAACGGCGCTCAGACCGCCGTCGACGAGATCAACAAGAAGGGCGGCATTCTCGGCGAGAAGGTGGTCCTCGAACTGGCAGACGATGCCGGCGAACCGAAGCAGGGCGTTTCCGCCGCCAACAAGGTCGTCGGCGACGGCATTCGCTTCGTCGTCGGGCCGGTGACCTCTGGTGTTGCCATTCCGGTTTCGGACGTGCTGGCTGAAAACGGCGTGCTGATGGTCACCCCGACCGCGACGGCGCCCGACCTCACCAAGCGCGGTCTCACCAACGTGCTGCGCACCTGCGGCCGCGACGACCAGCAGGCCGAGGTCGCCGCCAAATACGTGCTGAAGAATTTCAAGGACAAGCGCGTCGCCATCGTCAACGACAAGGGCGCCTACGGCAAAGGCCTCGCCGACGCTTTCAAGGCGACGCTGAACGCCGGCGGCATCACCGAAGTCGTCAATGACGCGGTCACTCCAGGCGACAAGGATTTCAGCGCGCTGACCACCCGCATCAAGTCCGAGAAGGTCGACGTGGTCTATTTTGGCGGCTATCACCCGGAAGGCGGCCTGCTCGCCCGCCAGCTGCATGATCTCGCTTCTAACGCAACGATCATCGGCGGCGACGGCCTCTCCAATACCGAATTCTGGGCGATCGGTACGGATGCGGCAGCAGGCACGCTGTTCACCAACGCGTCCGACGCCACCAAGAACCCGGATTCCAAGGCTGCCGCCGATGCGCTCGCGGCCAAGAACATCCCGGCCGAGGCCTTCACGCTCAACGCCTATGCCGCCGTCGAAGTGCTGAAAGCCGGCATCGAGAAGGCCGGCAGCGCCGAGGACGCGGAAGCCGTCGCGGCGGCGCTGAAAGACGGCAAGGAGATCCCGACCGCAATCGGCAAGGTCACCTACGGCGAGACCGGCGACCTGACCTCGCAGAGCTTCTCGCTCTACAAGTGGGAAGCCGGCAAGATCGTTTCCGCTGAGTGA